In Zingiber officinale cultivar Zhangliang chromosome 3A, Zo_v1.1, whole genome shotgun sequence, the DNA window ttctggaaaatttccttaatcatattcgcctatttccggtattttacattctcccccacttataaaaatttggtccccaaatttcgttatctaccatcagcaaatactaacaacagacagcaagtataaatgctgaacggtaactaaacacacatacctcaagtgaaaagatggggatatcgagctctgatagtatcctcgagctcccaagtagcctcctcgtccgaatgatgctgccatccgactttaaccagccggatggtcttattccgcaactgacgctccttccggtcgagaatccgtaccggaacctcctcataggtaatgtcaggctgaactggaactggaatatcagccagtacatgcgtcgggtcgggtacatatctcctcagcatggatacatgaaatacatcgtgcacgcctgacagggacggtggtagtgccagtcggtaagctactgctccgatcctctccagtatctcgaaaggaccaatataccgcggagctagcttacccctgaggccaaatctcttcacccctttcgtgggtgaaactcgcagaaatacatggtcgcccacagagaactctagtggtctgcgtctccgatcagcataactcttctggcggtcctgcgcctctgacatcctccgtctgatagtacggaccaactctgcatcctgctgaactctatgaggtcccaacaactgagcctctccaacctcatcccaaaggacgggtgtccgacaaggtctaccatacaacgcctcaaacggtgccatctggatagccgaatggaagctgttgttgtaggcaaactctaccaacggcagatggtcctcccaactgcctccgaaatccataacacatgacctcagcgggtcctctaaagtctgaatggtccgctttgacCATCCatctgtactgaaacggagctgtgtgcccaaggcctgctgcagactctgccagaaacgagacgtgaaccgtggatctctatccgaaatgatactcaatggaacaccatgtagtctgataatctctcggcaatacagatctgccaatcgatccagggaatcagtcctccgaatcgctaagaagtgcgctga includes these proteins:
- the LOC122050511 gene encoding uncharacterized protein LOC122050511, which translates into the protein MVARPSIVTRIREAQDRQKSYADRRRRPLEFSVGDHVFLRVSPTKGVKRFGLRGKLAPRYIGPFEILERIGAVAYRLALPPSLSGVHDVFHVSMLRRYVPDPTHVLADIPVPVQPDITYEEVPVRILDRKERQLRNKTIRLVKVGWQHHSDEEATWELEDTIRARYPH